The region AAGGATGCAAAAGAAGCCCAAGTAATGGGTGCTTTAAATATTGGTAACTGGACGGCCATAGGTTTAGTAGCGCTGGCTTGTTATGGACTTTGCATGTGGATGCTTCCAGAAACCATGCAGATGAAGTTTTTTGGAGAAAATTTAGATGCAAATGGCAATGAAATACCCATGCTGGTTTCTAGAATGAATGTATTTTATGCCACTTTAGTTGGACTCGTAGTAGGAGCAGTGATATCCTCTGTGACAGAATATTATACGGGACTAGGTAAAAAGCCTACTCTTAAAATTGTACAACAATCTTCTACTGGTGCAGGAACAAATATTATTGCTGGTCTTGCAACCGGTATGATTTCAACTTTTCCATCCGTTTTACTCTTTGCAGCTGCCATCTGGTCGTCTTATGCTTTTGCAGGTTTCTACGGAGTGGCGCTGGCAGCAAGTGCCATGATGGCCACTACAGCAATGCAGCTAGCTATTGACGCATTCGGTCCTATAGCAGATAATGCTGGCGGTATTGCAGAGATGAGTGAACAAGACCCTATCGTGCGAGAGCGTACTGATATTTTAGACGCTGTAGGAAATACAACAGCAGCTACCGGTAAAGGATTTGCAATTGCTTCGGCAGCATTGACTTCGCTTGCTTTATTTGCAGCCTACGTAACCTTTACAGGAATAGAAGGAATTAATATTTTTAAAGCACCAGTTCTTGCGATGTTATTTGTAGGAGCAATGGTTCCTGTAGTATTTAGTGCGCTTGCTATGAATGCGGTAGGAAAAGCAGCCATGGAAATGGTAGAAGAAGTACGACGTCAGTTTAGAGAGATTCCTGGAATCATGGAAGGTACTGGTAAACCTGAATACGATAAGTGTGTGGCAATTTCTACAAAGGCTTCTTTGAAAGAAATGATGTTGCCAGGTTTATTGACCATTGGTTTTCCATTGGTCATTGCCTTTGTACCTATGATTTTTGGTATGGATAACCTTGCTATTGCAGAGATGCTTGGTGGTTATATGGCCGGAGTTACCGTAAGTGGTGTGCTTTGGGCAATCTTTCAAAACAACGCTGGTGGCGCTTGGGATAACGCCAAAAAATCTTTTGAAGCTGGTGTAGAAATCAATGGAGAAATGACCTATAAAGGCTCTGACGCTCATAAAGCAGCAGTGACTGGAGATACAGTCGGTGATCCTTTTAAAGATACTTCTGGACCATCTATGAATATATTGATTAAATTAACTTGTTTAATTGGTCTTGTTATAGCTCCTATTTTAGGAGGTCATGGAGAAAAAGGACAAGCGGTATTATCAACCCCTACTCCGGTAGTACAAGAAGTAGTAGTAAATAGTAATACAAATAATACCATTCAAGATGTAGATATTCAAAAAACTACAGATGAAGCAACTGGAATCGTGACGGCGAATGTTACTATAAAAACTAAAGTAAACGGTGCAACAGTGAGAAAAACTCATAACTTAAGTGGCACTAAAGCTGAGGTAGATGCACAAATTGCAAGAATTGATAAGGAAGTGAGTGGCTTCAAATAGACCAACTACCTTTTAAAATTAAAAACCCATTGTGATCAAGTCGCAATGGGTTTTTTTTATGGTTAAATTCATAGAGTATATTCAGTTTTTTAAATGATGCTTTCCCATATTAGAAATATAGGCGTTCCATTTTTTGCATCTGACAAGTGCGACCAGAGGAAGGCACAATACCACCAGGCAAAAAGTGTTGGAACTGATGAAATTAATTTAAGCTTTGAAAATTAAACATAAAAAAAACTCTATCGAAAACCTTGGATTCCAATAGAGTTTTAAATCTTATTTGAGACTTAAATATTTAATCAGCTATGGCAAATGCTTTTTTTACTTGATCTACATAATCCAATTTTTCCCAAGTAAATAACTCTACTTCACGTTCTACTCTTCCATTATAGGGAGATTCAAACACTAATTTTTCTATACGTGGGGTTCTCCCCATATGACCATAAGCGGCTGTTTCAGAATAGATAGGATTTCTTAATTTCAATCGAGACTCTATAGCTGCGGGACGCATGTCAAATATTTCAGCAACTTTTTTTGAAATCTCTCCGTCGGTAAGATTTACTGTTGAAGTTCCATAAGTAAAAACGTTGATAGAAGTAGGCTCTACCACACCTATCGCATAAGAAACCTGGACCAATACTTCTGTCGCAAGTCCTGCAGCTACTAAGTTTTTTGCAACATGACGAGAAGCATAGGCAGCACTTCTATCTACTTTTGAAGGGTCTTTTCCAGAAAAAGCACCACCACCGTGAGCACCTTTACCACCATAAGTGTCTACAATGATCTTACGACCTGTAAGTCCGGTATCACCATGTGGGCCACCGATAACAAATTTACCGGTAGGATTGATATGGTAGGTAATGTCATCATTAAACAATTTCTGCGCATAAGCAGGAAGCAATTCTTTGACACGAGGGATCAGGATCTCAAGAAGATCTTTTTTGATTTGTGCCAGCATCGCGTGGTCATCATCATTAAAATCATCGTGTTGTGTGGAAATAACAATGGCCTCGATACGCTGGGGGATATTATCATCACTGTATTCAATGGTTACTTGTGATTTTGCATCTGGGCGCAAATAGGTAATGTCCTTCATTTCACGTCTTAATGCCGCTAACTCGATAAGGATCTTGTGAGAAATATCTAATGCAAGTGGCATGTAATTCTCTGTCTCGTGGGTTGCATAACCGAACATCATGCCTTGGTCTCCGGCACCTTGCTCTTCCTTAGTTGCACGATCTACGCCTTGGTTGATGTCTGGTGATTGCTCGTGAATCAAAGAAATGACCCCACAGGAATCACCAGAAAACTGATAAGCTCCTTTGGTGTAACCTATTTTATTGATCACATCTCGAGCAATTTGAGCTGCGTCCACATAGGTATTGGATTTTACTTCACCGGCAAGCACTACCTGTCCAGTAGTTACAAGGGTTTCACAAGCAACCTTTGATTCTGGGTCAAAAGCTAAAAAATTATCTAATAAAGCATCACTGATCTGGTCAGCAACTTTGTCTGGATGTCCTTCACTAACGGACTCTGATGTAAATAAGTAGGGCATTTTATAGTTGCGCTTTCGCGAAAGCGAAACAAAAACAAACTAATTTTTTAAGATGAACCATCTATTCAATATAGGACCATCTTTTTAAAACTCGCTTGAATCGTAAAACCTCGCGTGATTAATAATAAAAGAAGATAAACGTGGCTGTATTGTTTTGCGCAGTACACTGTTTTAGCGTTTTATGTCTCGAATCTAATTTCGGGACGAGGTCGCAAGCAGCCAAATCTTTCCTCTTTAATGAAGTACAAATGTAATAAATGTAATCCTTTATTAATACCAATGGTATAGGATTATTAACATCTACCATAATAAGATCTTATAACCAGAGTTGATATACGTCACTTTAAATGATGTAGTATGGAATCAGACGCGCTCTTTACGAGAGCCGCAGTTAATTAAAATCATTACATTATTCAGGAATCTGAGGCTTCGGCCGATGTCCTGAACACCCACTTGTTATTTTTTATTTTACAGCATCTAAGCAGAGCAATAAGGCTGAAGCTTCAACTCTTTAGGACTATGAATGTTGATTTTAGAGCAAAGGAATAATTAAATATGATACTGTAAGTAGTTTATAAATCAATGGATTAGACTCTAATAATCCAATACCCTATAAAATAAATAGGATAAAAAACTCTTAAAAATTTGGAAAGAACAAATAGTTTTCTGAATCTTTACATCAACGTTCATAACCTTACTGAAATTATCAAGAAAGGACGAGGGATCAGACCCATCGACTCCTTAGCAACCCTTTATTTATCTCAACAATAAATGAAGAAGGTGCTAATTTCTGCTCACAGCTTTTGTGAGACTAGATGATGCAAACAATAGTAGGTTCATACGACCACAAGTTTCTTTTTTGATTTTTATTTCTGAGCCATTGCTCGGGAACTAAATCTGTATTTCTAGATTGTTTTGAGCTTTATATCAGTTTAATGACGGTATGACGCGTTTAAATTTTCTCATTTCTCGTCTTATTTACAGTTCTCAATTTCCATAGCCACGGCTATTTAACTTGTTGACCGCTTTATAAGACAAAAAAGCAAGATCGTTTTCTCCACACCATCCCATTGTTAAAATGATATGATTTAGATTTTAATTTTTAAAAGAAACTTATTATGTCTCAAAAATTTTCAACAAATGCACTTCATGCAGGTCATGATGTAAAAAACAACGGTGGCACCAGAGCGGTTCCATTGTATCAATCCACTAGTTATGTGTTCAAGAACAGTGACCACGCAGCAAATCTTTTTGCACTGGTTGAGCCTGGATACATTTACACAAGAATTAATAATCCTACGGTAGATGTGCTCGAGCAACGTCTTGCAGCACTGGAAGGAGGAATAGCTGCAGTGGCAACCGCTTCTGGAACCAGTGCCATTTCTACCACTTTGTTAACGCTTTTGCGTGCTGGTGATCATATCGTTGCGAGTAATTCCCTTTATGGCGGCACCTTCAACTTGCTGTCAGTGACCTTACCTCGTTTAGGAATTACAACCACCTTTGTGAATCCCAATGATGAGGATGCTTTTACAAGCGCCATACAAGAAAATACCCGTGCCATTTTTGTGGAGTCTCTTGGAAATCCAAAACTAGACGTGCTCGATCTTAAGAAAATCAGTGCACAAGCAAAAACAGCCCGTGTTCCTCTTATAGTAGATAATACCGTTGCAACTCCTTACTTGTTAAATCCAATTGAGTATGGAGCAAATATTGTAATCCATTCACTTACTAAATACATCAATGGTAATGGAACAGCATTGGGTGGTATTATTATAGATGCAGGAACCTTTGACTGGACCAATGGCAAATTTCCAGAATTTACGGAACCTAGTGCTGGATATCACGGATTAATCTACAGTGAAGCACTGGAAGCGGCAGCTTTTATTGCCAAAGTACGTATTGAAGGATTACGTGACCTGGGTGGAGCGATATCACCTTTTAATGCTTGGCAAATTATTCAAGGCCTAGAAACTTTGTCTTTAAGAATGGATAAACATTCTAAAAGCGCACTGGAACTAGCTCAATGGTTACAATCTAAAGAAGAAGTAGAATGGGTCAATTATCCAGGGTTAGAAACTAGTGACTACTACGGCCTAGCAAAAGAGTATTTGCCTAAAGGGCAAAGCGGTATTGTCACTTTTGGCGTAAAAGGAGGCTATGAAATTGCAAAACAAGTCGTGGACAGCACCAAAGTGTTTTCCTTACTGGCTAACATAGGAGACAGCAAATCATTGATCATCCATCCGGCGAGTACTACACACCAGCAATTAAAAGAGGAAGATCAATTAAGTACTGGGGTGACTAAAGACTTGATCAGGCTTTCTGTAGGTCTGGAGGATCTAACGGATCTCACTGCAGATTTAGAACAAGCATTTGCGGTTATTGATAAAAAAATTCTGGCGTAGATGACTCGTAGGTTAAAATATATCGAGCTTCCTGATTTTAAATTAAAGTCGGGAAAAGCACAAGATATTAGTGTTTCCTATCAGATTTTTGGGCGTGCGTTGCATACGGCGCCCATTATTCTGGTCAACCATGCGCTCACAGGGAATTCTTCTGTGACAGAATGGTGGAGCGACTTAATAGGTGAGGGAAAAGTGATTGATACGACCCATTTCACAATAGTGGCTTTTGATATACCTGGGAATGGTTTTGATGGAGTTATAGATCATTTGATCTTTAATTATCAAGATTGGACCTTGTTTGATGTGGGTTCCGCTTTCGCGAAAGCGCTACAATTATTAAAAATCTCATTTATAGATCTAGCAATTGGGGGAAGCATAGGAGGTGCCTTATTATGGGAAATGCTAGCGCAACAACCTGAATTATTTGGGACTATCGTACCTATCGCTGCAGACTGGAAAGCAACCGACTGGATTATAGCTTGTTGTCATATTCAAGAATCTATTCTTACTACATCAAGCAAACCTGTAGAAGTGGCTAGACAACATGCGATGACTTTTTATAGGTCACCACAAGGATTGCGCTATAAATTTAAAAGGAGTAAGGAAAATACCGCTTTTAAGGTCCAAGAATGGTTGGGTTTCCATGGTGTCGAATTAAAAAAGCGATTTTCATTACCTGCCTATAGATTGTTAAACCAATTATTATCTAGTGCCAATGCCGCTATTGATAGGGATGAAAATATAGTCGCAACTATCGCTGCTTCTCAAACAGCCATCGAGTTAGTTGCTATAGATACGGACGGGTTTTTTGTCGCTGATGAAGATCGCATGACTTATGGCTTATTGAAAGAAGAAAGAGATATTAATTATCATGAAATTTCTTCCCTACATGGCCACGATGCCTTCCTGATCGAACACGATCAAGTAAAGAAGATTCTTTTTGAGGTCATACAAAACCGACTGTCTAAAACTTCAAAAACCATATGTAATAATATCAGCACACTACAACGTATTTAGTGAGCTATCTAAAACTGAATAATTTGAAAAAAATACACTTATATATATTTGGAATCGGGAACGTGGGAAGTACCTTGATTGATCAAGTACTCCAGTCGCATTCCTTTTTTAAACAGCAACACGGTATAGACTTGAGAATCGTAGGGCTTGCCAATTCCAAACGAGTTTTATTGGATATAGAAGGAATTTCTAAGAACTGGAAAGAAGACTTTGGCAATTTATCTGAAGCTCGAGAAGCAGATAGTTTTTATAAGGTTTCCAATCTTTATGACACCACTAAAATCGCTGTAGATGCAACGGCAAGTAAAGAGGTTTCTCAGTTCTATCCAGAGCTTTTAGAAAATGATTTCAATATCGTAACGGCTAATAAAATTGCCAATACCTTGTCACAAGAATTCTACGATTTGATACGGTCATTATTAATCAAAAAGAACTTGTGCTTTGAATATGAAACTAACGTGGGTGCAGGATTACCGATAGTTCAATCAGTTCATGATTTGTACAGTAGCGGGGAGCAATTATTTGCCGTAAATGGTGTTTTTTCTGGTTCTTTGAGCTACATCTTTAATCGTTTTAGTAAAGAACAAAGACCATTTTCTGAGATCGTTATCGATGCCTTAAAGGGCGGTTATACAGAGCCAGACCCTAGAGAAGATCTCTCTGGGAATGATGTAGCAAGAAAGTTATTGGTTCTAGCTCGTGAAGCAGGATTAAAGCTGGAGTTTGATGATATAGAGGTAGAAAACTTGGTCATTCCATCACTGAGAACATCCTCCTTACATCAGTTTTTAGATGAGCTAAAACAACTAGACTCCGTTTTGCAAGAAAAGAAGGAGTCTTTAAAAGGCGGGGAAGTACTCAGGCATTTAGGCGAATTGGACGTTCTTAATAAAAAACTTAAGGTATCGCTTAAGGCAGTAAAAGAAGAAAGTCCTGCTGGTCAGTTAAAAGGCAGCGATGGCTTTTTTGAAATTTATTCAGAAAGTTATGCGGCAAACCCTTTAGTGATCAAAGGTGCTGGCGCTGGAAAGGCGGTGACTGCTCGAGGTTTGTTATCTGATATTATCAAGGTGAGTAAAGCGACTCAGGAAGTTTTAGTGTTTAGATAATTTAAATGGGTCAAGGGAGTGAGGATAGTTCCGCTTTCGCGAAAGCGGAACTATCCTCATACATTATTGCGCAATACTTAAAGTGAAGGTTCTATAGGAGCCTAGCTCAGATGTTACAGTAATTTCTCCATCTCACTTAAGGACTAGTTTTTACGATACAAAGACCTATTCCATGGCCCTTTTGGCTGTCACGATTGTATTTGCCTGACTTATGTTGTGCAATGTGGTTAAGATGTCAATGGAAAGTTAAGAATAGTATTCCAGACATAGTAGGGAAGAGTAGAAAGTATTAGATTTGGCCATGCTCTCAAGAAAAACTAAATACGGTATTAAGGCACTCGCTTATCTTGCAAAATTAGAAAGTCGGTCCCCTACGGCAATTGCTACTATTGCAGACGCTGAGAATATCCCTCATAAATTTCTAGAAGCCATTCTTCTAGAATTGCGTAAGAATAGCATTTTGGGTAGTCGCAAAGGAAAAGGTGGTGGCTATTATTTAATGCAAAGCCCAGAAAAAATAAGAATGTCTACCGTTCACCGTATTTTAGAAGGCCCTATTGCTATGCTTCCTTGTGTAAGTCTTAATTTTTATGAAAAATGTGAGGACTGTGTGGATGAAGACGGCTGCTCGGTAAACAGACTTATGGTTCAAGTAAGGGATAATACCCTTGCTATTTTAGAAAATCAAACTTTACAGGATTTGATTTAATTTTAAATACTGCTGTATTTTTTACTTTTAACGATACCTCTTTCGCATTACTTGGACACTTAGATGAATTTATATTCATTTGATCGGAGTATTCTGCGCGGTTCAACTCTGTGCATATCAATGGATCGCAAACATGTGCGTCATCAGCTTATTTTAATGCTTCGCTCTTGAAAAAGCAGAACAGCTATCCAACTGTTTCTCAATCACTACTATTTCATAATTTTCACAGAATCTATAAGTTTGTTTTTACGGTAAAATAATGATTTTGTAAAATACAACTGTCTCTATTAAATTATCTTTAAAAAGAAGCTTTAAGAATAATAATACGATATTATCCTATCTGACTTGTAGGGTTTAAATAAAGCTGTATATTTGCAGTGTTAAGTTTTAACAAATTGTTTTGGATAGGTCAAATACCACGAGTTGCTTACGATATTAAGATGGGCTGTTTTCTTATTTTAACATCTCGTGGTTGACCGTTCAAAAAATCCCATCTCCATCTTTTATGATGGATTTTTTGTTTCTAAAGCTTTTTCAAAAAGAATCTCATTTCAACTTCTTTCCACAATCATAGAATTCCGTTAATCATTTGCTTAACTAGGGAATGATGACGACCTTTGCAAAGGCAATTTATTGGCCTTAAAGTAGCTATGGAACAAGATATGATTACCACAGATATATTAATAATAGGTGCTGGACCTACAGGTCTGTTTGCCGTTTTTGAAGCTGGATTATTAAAGCTCAGATGTCATTTAATTGATGCTCTAGAGCAACCAGGGGGACAGTGTTCAGAATTGTATCCTAAAAAGCCTATTTACGATATCCCGGGTTTTCCAGAAGTTCTTGCAGGTGATTTAGTGACCAATTTGATGAAACAAATTGAGCCTTTTCAGCCTGGTTTTACATTAGGGGAGAGAGCAGAAACTATTGATAAACTAGAAGACGGCACTTTTATAGTTACCACGAGTAAAGGAACCAAGCATCATGCAAAAGTTGTTGCTATTGCCGGCGGCTTGGGGTCTTTTGAACCTCGTAAGCCCGCTATAGAGGGAATCGCGAAGTATGAAGGCAAAGGTCTTGCCTATATGATCAAGGACCCAGAAGTTTACAGGGATCAAAAAGTAATCATTGCTGGTGGAGGTGACTCTGCACTAGATTGGTCGATATTTCTGGCTGATGTGGCATCTGAGGTAACACTGGTGCACAGAAGGGAAGAATTCCGTGGAGCTCTGGATAGTGTGGAGAAAGTACAAAACCTAGTGGACCAAAATAAAATAAGGTTGATCACTCCCGCTGAAATTCTAGATATCAAAGGAGAAGATAAAGTAGAATCTGTTTTACTACAACATAATGATGAAGCTAAGCGTATGGAAGTTATAGAGTGTGATGCGTTTATACCTTTATTCGGACTTGCACCTAAGTTAGGTCCCATTGGAAAATGGGGTCTAGAAATAGAAAAAAATGCGATCAAAGTTGATAATACATTGGATTATCAAACTAATATTCCTGGAGTTTATGCGATAGGAGATGTCAATACGTATCCAGGTAAATTAAAATTGATTCTTTGCGGTTTTCATGAAGCGACATTGATGTGCCAAAGCGCCTACCAGCGTATTTTTCCAGATAAGCGGTATGTGATGAAATATACGACTGTAGGCGGTATAGACGGTTTTGACGGTTCTCGTAAAGAGGCAGAAAAATCGGTCATAAAGAAAATAGGAAATCATTAATGTCTGACGTAAACATTACTATCATTGATAGAGTAGGAGCAGCGCATCAAGTGCTCGCTCCTACCGACATGAATATGAACCTGATGGAGGTGTGTAAAGCTTACGAGCTGCCTGTGCAAGCAGTTTGTGGAGGTATGGCTATGTGTGCTACATGTCAGTGCTATATTATAAGTGATCACGACTTAGGAGAACGCAATGATGACGAACAAGCGATGCTTTGGGAAGCTGAAAATGTAAAAGACAACTCTCGTTTAGGTTGCCAAGTTCCCATTACCGAAGATCTCGAAGGTTTAATTGTTCAACTTGCTCCAGAGGATTAATCGCTAGTGATTTTTGTGATCCAGAACGCACAGATTTTTCATCGGGAACTGCGGCTTGGAATAGGAATGTAAAACAAAAAATCACCTGAACCATTCCTGGTTGCGGTGATTTTTTGTTTTAAAGGAACGTCCTACAAGCGTGAATGTTCAAGAAACATAGCCAGGCAGGTTGATTATCCTGAATAATTACTTTAATACGATAGGAAGCTCTGTTCTGTAAGTTCCCCATCCAGTTTTTAAATGAACGGTGTTGTCGTTATTAGGAGAGTAGAGTGTGATACTTAAGTTTTCAAGATTTTCTTCACCCATAGTAACAGGAACGCTTACAGTTACTACGTCCATTTCAGGTTTATGAGAATAATTTCCCCAGCCATCATTTTCTGAGTTGATGTGAAAGGTCCATTCGTTGACAGTAGGGGTTACTACTATAGAATAACGTCCAGCTTTGATCAATTTCCCACCTATCATGGCGTCTTGCATTAAAAGAAGTTCTGTGCTTTCATTAGCACCAAGTCTCCAAGATGTACCATAAACGGTAATGCCTTCTTTCTTTTTGTCTTCTGTTGTGAAAATGTTGCGACCTTTTAAAGAAGGGCGACTGTAAAGAACTCTAATTTTAGGTGCACTCACACCTTCTCTAAACGCGCGTTTTGCTGCATCGGCTGGAAAGAAAGAAGCATCCATTGGGCTATTGTCTGTTTTGACAAAATCTTGAGCAAAAAGGGATGAGGTAGATAGAACTACTGCTAGTAATAAAATATATTTTTTCATGATTGTGTTTTTTGATAAGGGTTTAAAAA is a window of Nonlabens sp. MB-3u-79 DNA encoding:
- a CDS encoding O-acetylhomoserine aminocarboxypropyltransferase/cysteine synthase family protein, which codes for MMSQKFSTNALHAGHDVKNNGGTRAVPLYQSTSYVFKNSDHAANLFALVEPGYIYTRINNPTVDVLEQRLAALEGGIAAVATASGTSAISTTLLTLLRAGDHIVASNSLYGGTFNLLSVTLPRLGITTTFVNPNDEDAFTSAIQENTRAIFVESLGNPKLDVLDLKKISAQAKTARVPLIVDNTVATPYLLNPIEYGANIVIHSLTKYINGNGTALGGIIIDAGTFDWTNGKFPEFTEPSAGYHGLIYSEALEAAAFIAKVRIEGLRDLGGAISPFNAWQIIQGLETLSLRMDKHSKSALELAQWLQSKEEVEWVNYPGLETSDYYGLAKEYLPKGQSGIVTFGVKGGYEIAKQVVDSTKVFSLLANIGDSKSLIIHPASTTHQQLKEEDQLSTGVTKDLIRLSVGLEDLTDLTADLEQAFAVIDKKILA
- a CDS encoding NAD(P)/FAD-dependent oxidoreductase, which encodes MITTDILIIGAGPTGLFAVFEAGLLKLRCHLIDALEQPGGQCSELYPKKPIYDIPGFPEVLAGDLVTNLMKQIEPFQPGFTLGERAETIDKLEDGTFIVTTSKGTKHHAKVVAIAGGLGSFEPRKPAIEGIAKYEGKGLAYMIKDPEVYRDQKVIIAGGGDSALDWSIFLADVASEVTLVHRREEFRGALDSVEKVQNLVDQNKIRLITPAEILDIKGEDKVESVLLQHNDEAKRMEVIECDAFIPLFGLAPKLGPIGKWGLEIEKNAIKVDNTLDYQTNIPGVYAIGDVNTYPGKLKLILCGFHEATLMCQSAYQRIFPDKRYVMKYTTVGGIDGFDGSRKEAEKSVIKKIGNH
- a CDS encoding DUF2911 domain-containing protein; this translates as MKKYILLLAVVLSTSSLFAQDFVKTDNSPMDASFFPADAAKRAFREGVSAPKIRVLYSRPSLKGRNIFTTEDKKKEGITVYGTSWRLGANESTELLLMQDAMIGGKLIKAGRYSIVVTPTVNEWTFHINSENDGWGNYSHKPEMDVVTVSVPVTMGEENLENLSITLYSPNNDNTVHLKTGWGTYRTELPIVLK
- a CDS encoding RrF2 family transcriptional regulator, with amino-acid sequence MLSRKTKYGIKALAYLAKLESRSPTAIATIADAENIPHKFLEAILLELRKNSILGSRKGKGGGYYLMQSPEKIRMSTVHRILEGPIAMLPCVSLNFYEKCEDCVDEDGCSVNRLMVQVRDNTLAILENQTLQDLI
- a CDS encoding sodium-translocating pyrophosphatase, which codes for MESYMIYLPILLAVLGLVYMLIKKSWVMKQDAGDGKMKEISDHIYEGALAFLKAEYKLLAIFVFVVSVLLFIVSLFVPSTHWMIVIAFICGAIFSAYAGNIGMKIATKTNVRTTQAARTSLPKALDVSFGGGMVMGLGVAGLAVLGLTGFFLLFYHFFMGGEWTDNDAMTVVLETLAGFSLGAESIALFARVGGGIYTKAADVGADLVGKVEAGIPEDDPRNPATIADNVGDNVGDVAGMGADLFGSYVATILAAMVLGNYVIKDMGGNIVNEGFGGIGPILLPMSIAGVGIIISMIGMMLVRLKNKDAKEAQVMGALNIGNWTAIGLVALACYGLCMWMLPETMQMKFFGENLDANGNEIPMLVSRMNVFYATLVGLVVGAVISSVTEYYTGLGKKPTLKIVQQSSTGAGTNIIAGLATGMISTFPSVLLFAAAIWSSYAFAGFYGVALAASAMMATTAMQLAIDAFGPIADNAGGIAEMSEQDPIVRERTDILDAVGNTTAATGKGFAIASAALTSLALFAAYVTFTGIEGINIFKAPVLAMLFVGAMVPVVFSALAMNAVGKAAMEMVEEVRRQFREIPGIMEGTGKPEYDKCVAISTKASLKEMMLPGLLTIGFPLVIAFVPMIFGMDNLAIAEMLGGYMAGVTVSGVLWAIFQNNAGGAWDNAKKSFEAGVEINGEMTYKGSDAHKAAVTGDTVGDPFKDTSGPSMNILIKLTCLIGLVIAPILGGHGEKGQAVLSTPTPVVQEVVVNSNTNNTIQDVDIQKTTDEATGIVTANVTIKTKVNGATVRKTHNLSGTKAEVDAQIARIDKEVSGFK
- a CDS encoding alpha/beta fold hydrolase, whose amino-acid sequence is MTRRLKYIELPDFKLKSGKAQDISVSYQIFGRALHTAPIILVNHALTGNSSVTEWWSDLIGEGKVIDTTHFTIVAFDIPGNGFDGVIDHLIFNYQDWTLFDVGSAFAKALQLLKISFIDLAIGGSIGGALLWEMLAQQPELFGTIVPIAADWKATDWIIACCHIQESILTTSSKPVEVARQHAMTFYRSPQGLRYKFKRSKENTAFKVQEWLGFHGVELKKRFSLPAYRLLNQLLSSANAAIDRDENIVATIAASQTAIELVAIDTDGFFVADEDRMTYGLLKEERDINYHEISSLHGHDAFLIEHDQVKKILFEVIQNRLSKTSKTICNNISTLQRI
- a CDS encoding aspartate kinase, with protein sequence MKKIHLYIFGIGNVGSTLIDQVLQSHSFFKQQHGIDLRIVGLANSKRVLLDIEGISKNWKEDFGNLSEAREADSFYKVSNLYDTTKIAVDATASKEVSQFYPELLENDFNIVTANKIANTLSQEFYDLIRSLLIKKNLCFEYETNVGAGLPIVQSVHDLYSSGEQLFAVNGVFSGSLSYIFNRFSKEQRPFSEIVIDALKGGYTEPDPREDLSGNDVARKLLVLAREAGLKLEFDDIEVENLVIPSLRTSSLHQFLDELKQLDSVLQEKKESLKGGEVLRHLGELDVLNKKLKVSLKAVKEESPAGQLKGSDGFFEIYSESYAANPLVIKGAGAGKAVTARGLLSDIIKVSKATQEVLVFR
- the metK gene encoding methionine adenosyltransferase, with the translated sequence MPYLFTSESVSEGHPDKVADQISDALLDNFLAFDPESKVACETLVTTGQVVLAGEVKSNTYVDAAQIARDVINKIGYTKGAYQFSGDSCGVISLIHEQSPDINQGVDRATKEEQGAGDQGMMFGYATHETENYMPLALDISHKILIELAALRREMKDITYLRPDAKSQVTIEYSDDNIPQRIEAIVISTQHDDFNDDDHAMLAQIKKDLLEILIPRVKELLPAYAQKLFNDDITYHINPTGKFVIGGPHGDTGLTGRKIIVDTYGGKGAHGGGAFSGKDPSKVDRSAAYASRHVAKNLVAAGLATEVLVQVSYAIGVVEPTSINVFTYGTSTVNLTDGEISKKVAEIFDMRPAAIESRLKLRNPIYSETAAYGHMGRTPRIEKLVFESPYNGRVEREVELFTWEKLDYVDQVKKAFAIAD
- a CDS encoding 2Fe-2S iron-sulfur cluster-binding protein — protein: MSDVNITIIDRVGAAHQVLAPTDMNMNLMEVCKAYELPVQAVCGGMAMCATCQCYIISDHDLGERNDDEQAMLWEAENVKDNSRLGCQVPITEDLEGLIVQLAPED